The Psychrobacter sp. LV10R520-6 genome includes a region encoding these proteins:
- the leuD gene encoding 3-isopropylmalate dehydratase small subunit produces the protein MQAYNTQTGIVCPLDRSNVDTDQIIAKQFLKSIKRTGFGVNLFDDWRYLDEGYPGQDNSKRPINPDFILNQPRYQGANILLARKNFGCGSSREHAPWALSEYGFRTIIAPSFADIFYNNCFKNGMLPIVLDEEIVDQLMKTTMENEGYELTADLERQVVITPTGKEYPFEVEAFRKLCLLNGLDDIGLTLQQSDAIKAYEHKMMQKTPWIFNQVRA, from the coding sequence ATGCAAGCTTATAACACCCAAACCGGCATCGTCTGCCCACTTGATCGCTCAAACGTTGATACCGACCAAATTATCGCTAAGCAGTTTTTAAAGTCCATTAAACGTACGGGCTTTGGGGTCAATTTGTTCGATGACTGGCGTTATCTCGATGAAGGCTATCCCGGTCAAGACAACAGCAAACGTCCTATCAATCCGGACTTTATTTTAAATCAGCCTCGTTACCAAGGTGCGAATATCTTATTAGCACGCAAAAACTTTGGTTGTGGTTCTAGCCGTGAACATGCTCCGTGGGCGCTCTCAGAATATGGTTTTCGTACGATAATCGCACCAAGTTTTGCGGATATTTTTTATAACAACTGCTTTAAAAATGGCATGTTGCCCATCGTTTTAGATGAAGAGATTGTCGATCAATTAATGAAAACGACGATGGAAAATGAAGGTTACGAGCTGACGGCTGATTTAGAACGGCAAGTGGTTATCACGCCAACGGGTAAAGAATATCCCTTTGAGGTTGAAGCGTTTCGCAAGCTTTGTTTACTAAATGGCCTTGATGATATTGGCTTGACCTTGCAGCAAAGTGATGCCATTAAAGCATACGAGCATAAAATGATGCAAAAAACGCCATGGATATTTAATCAAGTACGAGCATAA
- the leuC gene encoding 3-isopropylmalate dehydratase large subunit, giving the protein MAGQTLYDKLWNAHEVTERDDGSSLIYIDRHLLHEVTSPQAFEGLELANRAPWRLSANIASPDHNVPTVTKERLEGVTGIKDKVSRLQVVTLDDNCAKFDITEFTINDARQGILHVVGPEQGLVLPGMTVVCGDSHTATHGALGCLAHGIGTSEVEHVLATQCLIQKKMKNMQIRVTGKLSAGITSKDVVLAIIAEIGTAGGTGHAIEFAGSVFEDMSMEGRMTVCNMAIEAGARVGMVAVDDTTIDYVKGRPYAPTDEQWQQAETYWRTFYSDDDAVFDTLIEIDGSQIAPQVSWGTSPEMVVDITQSIPTPDQAVDEAQEEGWLRAYTYMGLQAGQKITDIQLDRIFIGSCTNSRIEDLRDAAAVIKGRKVADNIKEAIVVAGSGQVKRQAEAEGLDTLFTDAGFEWREPGCSMCLAMNADKLEPQEHCASTSNRNFEGRQGNGGRTHLVSPAMAAAAALAGHFVDVRTF; this is encoded by the coding sequence ATGGCCGGTCAAACCTTATATGACAAACTTTGGAATGCTCATGAAGTCACTGAGCGTGACGACGGTTCAAGCCTAATTTATATTGATCGCCATCTGCTGCACGAGGTAACTAGCCCGCAAGCATTCGAAGGCTTGGAGCTGGCTAATAGAGCACCGTGGCGACTGTCTGCCAATATTGCCAGTCCTGATCACAACGTACCGACCGTGACTAAAGAGCGTTTAGAAGGGGTGACTGGTATTAAGGACAAGGTCTCACGCTTACAAGTGGTTACCCTAGACGATAACTGCGCAAAATTCGATATCACTGAGTTTACTATTAATGATGCTCGCCAAGGTATCTTGCACGTGGTCGGACCTGAACAAGGTTTAGTGCTACCAGGTATGACCGTCGTTTGTGGTGATTCACATACCGCGACTCATGGTGCGCTTGGCTGTTTGGCACATGGGATCGGTACTTCTGAAGTTGAGCATGTATTAGCCACTCAGTGCTTGATTCAAAAGAAAATGAAAAACATGCAAATCCGTGTTACTGGTAAGTTAAGCGCCGGTATCACTTCAAAAGATGTGGTGTTAGCTATCATTGCGGAGATTGGTACCGCGGGTGGCACAGGACACGCTATTGAATTTGCCGGTTCAGTGTTTGAAGATATGAGCATGGAAGGGCGCATGACCGTCTGTAATATGGCGATCGAAGCTGGCGCGCGCGTTGGGATGGTAGCCGTTGATGACACGACGATTGACTATGTTAAAGGTCGTCCTTATGCGCCAACTGATGAGCAATGGCAGCAAGCAGAAACGTATTGGCGTACGTTTTATTCAGATGATGATGCCGTGTTTGATACGCTTATCGAAATAGATGGTAGCCAAATAGCGCCGCAAGTCTCCTGGGGTACGTCTCCTGAGATGGTTGTGGATATCACTCAATCGATACCGACGCCTGATCAAGCGGTGGATGAGGCACAAGAAGAAGGCTGGCTACGTGCTTATACTTATATGGGCTTGCAGGCAGGACAGAAAATCACTGATATTCAGCTGGATCGAATATTCATTGGCTCTTGTACCAACTCACGTATTGAGGATTTACGTGATGCAGCAGCGGTAATTAAAGGTCGCAAAGTTGCGGATAATATTAAAGAAGCTATCGTCGTTGCCGGATCAGGACAAGTGAAGCGTCAAGCAGAAGCAGAAGGCCTTGATACTCTATTTACAGATGCTGGCTTTGAATGGCGTGAGCCAGGTTGCTCGATGTGTCTTGCGATGAATGCGGATAAGCTTGAACCTCAAGAGCATTGTGCTTCGACCTCTAACCGTAACTTTGAGGGTCGTCAGGGTAATGGCGGACGTACACATTTAGTTAGTCCAGCAATGGCCGCTGCCGCCGCATTGGCTGGTCACTTTGTCGATGTGCGTACTTTTTAG
- a CDS encoding LysR family transcriptional regulator, which produces MNTTNLTTFVTVMHTGSISGAAEKLFITQPAVSKRIKNLEEEFKITLFDTVGRGIVPTQAASEMLPHAKRWLEDYENFKINLQHSQHIVSGKLVIGTSHHIGLHHLAPVLKHFIQAYPAVQLEVHFVDSETAHKAVLDGDLSLAFLTLPPVYDKRLTYHTLWSDPLYFMTGTLSPLAKKTNVTLEQLARYPAILPSANTFTSQITLAEFAKNNLKPYATMSTNPLESIRMLVSVGLGWSVLPQTLISQDLERINMADNVELQRYLGVVINPKLTQSNSVTALLDLLAPID; this is translated from the coding sequence TTGAATACCACTAACTTGACGACGTTTGTAACGGTTATGCACACTGGCAGTATTTCAGGCGCCGCAGAAAAGCTTTTTATTACTCAGCCTGCGGTCAGTAAGCGCATCAAGAACCTAGAAGAAGAGTTCAAAATTACTTTATTCGATACCGTAGGTCGCGGTATTGTGCCGACCCAAGCGGCAAGTGAAATGCTACCCCACGCCAAACGCTGGCTTGAAGATTATGAGAATTTTAAGATTAATCTGCAACATTCCCAGCATATTGTATCCGGTAAACTGGTTATCGGTACCAGTCATCATATTGGTTTGCACCATCTGGCACCCGTATTAAAACACTTTATCCAAGCGTATCCGGCGGTGCAGTTAGAAGTCCATTTTGTAGACTCAGAAACCGCGCACAAAGCGGTATTAGATGGCGATTTATCTTTGGCATTTTTAACCCTGCCACCCGTCTATGATAAGCGCTTAACCTATCATACCCTATGGTCAGACCCACTATACTTTATGACAGGTACGTTATCGCCACTAGCGAAAAAGACCAACGTAACATTAGAGCAATTAGCACGTTATCCCGCTATTTTACCATCTGCTAACACCTTTACCAGCCAAATTACCCTAGCTGAATTTGCCAAAAACAATCTAAAACCTTATGCCACTATGAGCACCAATCCACTTGAGTCCATTCGAATGTTAGTGTCTGTTGGACTGGGTTGGTCAGTATTGCCACAAACCTTGATCAGTCAGGATTTAGAGCGTATCAATATGGCGGACAATGTTGAGCTACAGCGCTATTTAGGCGTTGTTATCAATCCGAAGCTCACACAGTCTAATAGCGTTACTGCTTTATTAGATCTTCTTGCCCCTATTGATTAA
- the putP gene encoding sodium/proline symporter PutP: MNGISTGVLISLGAYFLVMIGIGIYAYFKQANDTEGYMLGGRNLSPAVTALSAGASDMSGWLLLGLPGYMYADGVVSVWIAIGLTTGAFLNYIIVAPRLRVYTEIADNAITLPDYFANRFEDKSHMLRVISAVVIILFFTVYTAASLVGGGKLFESSLNLSYATGLWVTAGVVVTYTLFGGFLAVSMTDFVQGIIMLFALVIVPIVAFTDLGGVSAVTDSVRSIDPSLLNLTSGMTILGIISLLAWGLGYFGQPHIIVRFMAIRSVKDVPTARNIGMSWMIVSLIGSLATGFAGRAYVQKTSMVLDDPETIFLVFTQFLFHPLVAGFLLAAILAAIMSTISSQLLVVSSSLTKDVYKLFFDKDAPEARQVLVGRISVVLVAVVSIMLASDPDSSVLSLVSNAWAGFGSAFAPLVVFSLIWRGMNRNGAVAGMVVGALTVILWVYGGFTTADGVPLNDWLYGIVPGFILSTIAIFAVSIMTGGPKPSITAKFKEMERIIKE; the protein is encoded by the coding sequence ATGAATGGGATTTCTACTGGCGTACTGATATCGTTAGGCGCTTATTTTTTAGTAATGATCGGCATCGGCATTTATGCATACTTTAAGCAAGCCAATGATACTGAAGGTTATATGCTCGGTGGCCGTAACTTAAGCCCCGCAGTAACCGCGTTATCTGCTGGTGCATCAGATATGTCGGGTTGGTTACTACTTGGCCTGCCAGGTTATATGTATGCCGATGGGGTCGTTAGTGTTTGGATTGCTATCGGCTTAACGACTGGTGCTTTTTTAAACTACATCATTGTCGCACCGCGTCTACGCGTTTATACCGAGATTGCTGATAATGCCATTACCCTACCCGATTACTTTGCCAACCGCTTTGAGGATAAGTCGCACATGCTGCGCGTGATCTCAGCAGTGGTCATTATTTTATTCTTTACGGTTTATACCGCAGCCAGCTTAGTTGGTGGTGGTAAGCTCTTTGAAAGCTCGCTTAATCTGTCTTACGCGACTGGTCTTTGGGTCACAGCAGGTGTGGTTGTCACGTACACCTTATTCGGTGGTTTCTTAGCGGTATCAATGACTGACTTTGTGCAAGGCATTATCATGCTATTTGCGCTGGTCATTGTCCCCATCGTTGCCTTTACTGATCTTGGCGGTGTATCAGCGGTCACTGATTCTGTTAGAAGCATCGACCCAAGCTTACTAAACCTTACCAGTGGTATGACTATCCTTGGTATTATTTCACTATTAGCATGGGGTTTAGGCTATTTTGGTCAACCGCATATTATCGTACGTTTTATGGCGATTCGCTCGGTTAAAGATGTACCAACCGCCCGTAATATCGGTATGAGCTGGATGATTGTTAGTTTGATTGGTTCTTTGGCGACTGGTTTCGCTGGTCGTGCTTATGTACAAAAAACATCAATGGTCTTGGATGATCCTGAGACTATCTTCTTAGTATTTACTCAGTTTCTATTCCATCCTCTCGTTGCAGGCTTCCTACTAGCAGCGATTTTAGCAGCGATTATGAGTACTATCTCATCTCAATTACTGGTGGTATCAAGTTCGCTAACTAAAGATGTTTATAAGCTATTCTTTGATAAAGACGCTCCAGAAGCCCGCCAAGTATTGGTTGGTCGTATCTCTGTCGTATTAGTCGCTGTAGTATCTATCATGCTTGCCTCTGACCCAGACAGCTCTGTACTAAGCCTAGTATCCAATGCTTGGGCAGGCTTCGGCTCAGCCTTTGCACCGTTAGTGGTGTTTAGCTTGATATGGCGCGGTATGAACCGTAATGGCGCTGTTGCTGGTATGGTCGTTGGCGCATTAACCGTGATCTTATGGGTATATGGTGGCTTTACTACAGCAGACGGTGTACCACTTAATGACTGGCTATACGGTATTGTTCCAGGCTTTATCCTTAGTACCATTGCTATCTTCGCAGTAAGTATCATGACCGGTGGTCCAAAACCTTCAATAACTGCGAAGTTTAAAGAAATGGAAAGGATCATAAAAGAATAA
- a CDS encoding OmpP1/FadL family transporter, which produces MRTTFRLKTLVVAIATFSVASVASAAGLDRSGQDVTAFFQDGLYAEAVYTYIDADVSGYDSSNNNPGVNTYERGNATGDISEDYDFFRYGVKADINDTFSVGILYDEPFGAAAEYSGDNNFVAQDGDNRDATISAISGGAIGPGGPFGSAAADFASAAGTVNSLQNIVLQGGTLTSQQQSTLTSLAPAVGIAQAEFDTQGEGTNVEVRSQNLTAILGMKLGGNKNFQIYGGPVAQRIEAQVRLRGLAYGPATGYTSNSNPDMDYGYIAGVSYNKPEIALKAALTYRSEIDHDLQINENYPLAGTLAGNPAAAIRTSNYEITTPESVNFDFQTGLNPTTLATAKVRWVPWSDFVITPPLYNDVSKRSYGPDGLNLVEYEDDQWQVEVGLAKRVAPALAVSGTVGWDSGAGDPVTSLGPIEGYYSVGLGAKYNVTKNWAVSAGGKYLWFGDAKGQLPSDKIVGDFQDNDGYIVGVKLSYQAMQNFN; this is translated from the coding sequence ATGCGCACTACTTTTCGCTTAAAAACCCTTGTAGTAGCAATTGCTACTTTTTCTGTAGCCAGCGTTGCTAGCGCTGCTGGTCTTGATCGCTCAGGTCAAGACGTTACCGCTTTCTTCCAAGATGGGCTATATGCCGAGGCTGTCTATACCTATATCGATGCTGATGTTAGTGGTTATGATAGCTCTAATAATAACCCCGGTGTTAATACTTATGAGCGGGGTAATGCAACTGGTGATATCTCTGAAGATTACGACTTTTTCCGCTACGGGGTAAAAGCCGACATCAATGATACTTTCAGTGTTGGTATCTTATATGATGAGCCGTTCGGTGCTGCTGCTGAATATAGCGGTGATAATAACTTTGTAGCTCAAGATGGAGATAACCGTGATGCCACTATTTCGGCTATTTCAGGTGGAGCCATTGGTCCAGGAGGGCCATTTGGGTCTGCCGCTGCAGACTTTGCATCGGCGGCAGGGACAGTAAATAGTCTTCAGAACATAGTATTACAAGGTGGCACTTTAACGTCACAACAACAAAGTACGTTGACATCATTAGCTCCAGCAGTTGGCATAGCACAGGCAGAATTTGATACTCAAGGTGAAGGTACTAACGTTGAAGTCCGTAGTCAGAACCTCACTGCTATTCTTGGTATGAAACTCGGTGGAAACAAAAATTTCCAGATTTATGGTGGCCCAGTCGCTCAGCGTATCGAAGCACAAGTAAGATTACGAGGTCTTGCTTATGGTCCTGCTACTGGTTATACCTCAAATAGCAATCCTGATATGGACTATGGTTATATAGCAGGTGTTTCTTATAATAAGCCTGAAATAGCTCTGAAAGCGGCATTAACGTATCGTTCTGAGATTGATCATGATCTACAAATTAATGAGAATTATCCACTAGCAGGAACCTTAGCAGGTAATCCAGCGGCTGCCATTCGGACTAGTAATTACGAAATTACAACCCCTGAATCAGTGAACTTTGATTTTCAAACGGGTCTTAATCCAACGACACTAGCAACGGCCAAAGTACGTTGGGTACCGTGGAGTGATTTCGTAATTACTCCGCCATTATACAATGATGTTAGTAAAAGGTCTTATGGTCCTGATGGTTTGAATTTGGTTGAGTATGAGGATGATCAATGGCAAGTAGAAGTTGGTTTGGCTAAACGTGTAGCACCAGCACTCGCTGTGAGCGGTACTGTAGGTTGGGATAGTGGTGCTGGCGATCCAGTAACCTCGCTAGGACCTATTGAAGGTTATTATAGTGTTGGTCTTGGTGCCAAGTACAACGTCACCAAAAACTGGGCCGTATCAGCGGGTGGCAAGTACTTATGGTTCGGTGATGCTAAAGGTCAATTACCAAGTGACAAAATTGTTGGCGATTTCCAAGACAACGATGGCTATATCGTCGGTGTGAAGTTATCTTACCAAGCAATGCAAAATTTTAACTAG
- a CDS encoding OmpP1/FadL family transporter, with protein MGPTFHLKTLAVAIAAFSVAGVASAAGLDRSGQDITAFLQDGLYAEASYTYIDGDVSGEDKTEDENKIDDIAESYDFVRYGVKADINDTFSVGVLYDEPFGAAADYSGDNDFVDASGEGTNVEVRTESITAIVGAKFGENKNFQVYGGPVAQRVQADVKLRGEAYSIANGYTTHISADQDYGWLAGVAYSKPEIALQAALTYRSEIEHNTQASEIYPRVDNLPTALGLSANRSDTIEITTPKSVNFDFQTGINPTMLATAKVRWVPWSDFAITPSLYNENSKGLIGVPGVSGIPPEGLDLVSYDKDQWLVELGLAKRLTPALAITGNVGWDSGAGDPTTSLGPIEGYYSVGLGAKYNVTPNWAVSAGGKYLWFGDAEGQIPSKTIVSNFEDNDGYIVGVKLSYQAKQNFN; from the coding sequence ATGGGCCCCACTTTTCACTTAAAAACGCTTGCGGTAGCTATCGCTGCTTTTTCTGTCGCTGGCGTTGCTAGTGCCGCCGGTCTTGATCGTTCAGGCCAAGATATTACCGCATTCCTACAGGACGGATTGTACGCTGAAGCCAGCTATACCTATATCGATGGCGATGTGAGTGGTGAAGATAAAACAGAGGATGAAAATAAGATTGACGATATCGCAGAATCGTATGATTTTGTCCGTTATGGCGTAAAAGCGGATATCAATGATACCTTTAGCGTGGGTGTTTTATACGACGAGCCTTTCGGCGCAGCAGCTGATTATAGTGGTGATAATGACTTTGTAGATGCAAGTGGTGAAGGTACTAATGTAGAAGTACGTACCGAAAGCATTACTGCTATCGTTGGCGCAAAATTTGGTGAAAATAAGAATTTCCAAGTTTATGGCGGTCCTGTAGCGCAGCGTGTACAAGCGGATGTAAAGCTACGTGGCGAGGCTTATAGCATAGCAAATGGTTATACTACCCATATCAGTGCTGACCAAGATTATGGTTGGTTAGCGGGTGTTGCTTATAGTAAGCCTGAAATTGCTTTGCAGGCAGCATTGACCTATCGTTCTGAGATTGAACACAATACGCAAGCATCTGAAATCTATCCTCGTGTCGATAATCTACCCACTGCTCTAGGGCTTTCAGCAAATAGAAGCGATACTATTGAAATTACCACCCCTAAATCTGTAAATTTTGATTTTCAAACCGGTATTAATCCTACTATGTTAGCCACTGCTAAAGTACGCTGGGTACCATGGAGCGATTTTGCGATTACTCCATCGTTATATAATGAAAATAGTAAGGGGCTAATAGGTGTACCTGGTGTCTCTGGCATTCCTCCAGAAGGGTTAGATTTAGTTAGTTATGATAAAGATCAATGGTTGGTAGAATTGGGTCTTGCCAAACGTCTGACCCCAGCCCTAGCCATTACTGGTAATGTTGGTTGGGATAGTGGTGCGGGTGATCCAACTACGTCATTAGGTCCTATCGAGGGCTATTACAGTGTCGGTCTGGGCGCGAAGTATAACGTCACTCCAAATTGGGCCGTATCAGCGGGTGGTAAATACCTATGGTTCGGTGATGCTGAAGGCCAAATCCCAAGCAAAACTATCGTTAGTAACTTTGAAGACAACGATGGTTATATTGTTGGTGTGAAATTGTCTTACCAAGCCAAACAAAATTTTAACTAG
- a CDS encoding SlyX family protein: MNTSAPQDQQLSKPQDNTSVVQSELQVQMIEIQMNMAHLELTVERLDEVITRQDKHIRELQRQLQLVYKQVETQNADSGIAPFDVMADRPPHY; encoded by the coding sequence ATGAACACATCTGCACCCCAAGACCAACAATTATCCAAGCCCCAAGACAATACTTCAGTAGTGCAATCTGAGTTGCAAGTACAAATGATCGAAATACAAATGAATATGGCACATCTTGAGCTAACGGTAGAGCGACTTGATGAGGTTATTACTCGGCAAGACAAGCATATCCGCGAGTTACAACGTCAGCTACAGCTGGTCTATAAGCAAGTAGAAACCCAAAATGCAGATAGTGGTATCGCCCCGTTCGACGTTATGGCCGATAGACCACCACACTATTAA